The genomic window accacacacaccaaacactctGAGTGCCACGGCTGGTCCTGATAGTTCACTCCACCTGCTGTGatgggctacacacacacacacacacagtcacagtgtgtggtgtgtgcctgcctgcgtgtgtgtgtgcatgtgagtgtgtgtctcaccttCCTGCAGGCAGTACAGTGTTTGGCGAATTTGCTCTCATGGCAGCTGCTGCAGTAAACGTTCTCATTTTTAGTGATGAAGCTCTCAGAACCAATCGGCTTCTTACACTTAAAACACGTGAAACACTCATCATGAAAGACGTTGCCTTTGTAATCCACACTCTCTGTACcttcagtgcacacacacacacacacacacacacacacacacacacactctctgaatGAGATGTGAATTATTAGACAGTGTTGCTGTCCAGGTGAAAGATATATGGTTCAGGTTATAAGCTTCATACTAAGATGCCTTACAGGTGTACGTTCTCTGCATCCCACATGTCTTACAGGTAAAGGGTTGTTACAGGTGAGGATCTGTTCCTCCGATGGTAAGTGTACCTGCTAGGATGGGTTTGTAGCAGGCGTGGCAGCGTGGCGCGTCCTCACGTGAGCTGCACGTCCCACACAGGATCCGGTCATCCTTCACACTGAACGACTCTTTTGCTAAATTCTTATAACACTTGGAGCATCGGAAACAGTCCTTATGCCAGTAACGACCCTTATAGTGCAGCTCCTGTGGAGAGACAGGTCCTTACAGGTGAGCAGGTCCTTACAGGTGAGCAGGTCCTTACAGGTAAATAACAGGTAGACAAAAAAGGCCTGATGGGTGAAAACATGATCTCTTACAGGTCAAAGCTGCCTAATGTTTATTACCATTCATTATAACACAATGTTGTGGTCTGTATGTTAGTGTGTTGTGAGAAGTGGGCGGGACCTTTGAGTCTGTGCTGATTGGATGATGACACTCTGCACAGGTGTTGGCACAGAATTTGTCAAAGCAGCGCACACACACCGGCTTGTCATCCTTCTGCACATATTTCTTCCCACTCAGATCATCGCGGCAATAAAAACAGGTGAAACGGTCCGACATGttgacactacacacacacacacacacacacacacacacacacacacacacacacacacacacacacaggttataatagacctctctctctccctccctcccttatCTACTGAAGTGGAAAGTGTGGAGCACCAAGATAAGATGGAGCTCAATCATTCCACATTCTTCTGCTTGATTGGCTGAGCTGCCATTTTGGGGGGAAATAAGCTTTAGAGTCAGTAATAAAGCAGTAAAACCTCCAACATTACAGTGAGGACCTCATAAGGAGCGGCATCTGTTTCTGACATGTAAAAGATAGAAGCTGGTGTTCAGCAGGTGTTGGTTGTCTGGTGTGTTCAGACCCAGGCTGTGCTGCTGCTCTCTCACTGTGTGGCTCCTGGTTCAAGTCTCAGCTGAAGAAACCCTGTGCTGAACCTGTTACAGTCTGATCACTCATTATGTGTGAAGAACAATATAAATGTCAAAAAACAGTAGTGTGTCAGCGTCACCCTGTGGCTCAGTGAGCAGGTCAGCAGGTCTCTCACCTGGAGGATCTGGGTTCACATCCCACTTCAGGTGAAACTTCTTTATAAACACACTTTAAAGCAGCTTGTTGGTGTAAAGAAGaagataaatgtttaacacgAGCAGACAAGCAGTCAGCAGGTCCTGGTGGCTCAGTGGGCAGGTGAGCAGGTCTCTCATaatgaggatcagggttcacTTCCTGCTTCAGGTGAGTTTTAGGACCACTTTAAGGTGGAGCGGTGACGTGAACTAaaagataaatgtttaaaaaaaagcagagacgtCAGAATGCTCTGATAGCTCAGATGTCTAAGGGTGCGTCACTCTGCAGTGTCACGCTGCACAGGATCGAGACCACCTGCAGGTGAGCTGAGGGGCTGGAACCCAGTGGGGCTCTAAGTCtggcaaagagaaagagagtgaaagccAGCAGGTCCCACCTGGGGCTCCTGGGGAGGTGAAGGGTGGGGTTATGTTACTCTGGGCGGGGCCTcgtctatatatttatttatttatatataatttattattttaatatttatacatatatatatttttttctgtttgctctattattatttatttttttatatccttatttctatatattatttttccCCCTATATAATTCTTTATCTTATTtcctatatattatattatattatttccatttgagtataaaacatttagacTGTTAGACTTCACACTGTTGCTCTGTTTGACTTCACTACATTATTTTACTGATTTCTTCTTAGCATCACATTTGTTCTACACTCCAATAAAATCATGTTTACATGATAAGTGTCAAGACATGAtatgtgtatctatgtgtataCGTGTCATGTTTACATGATAAGTGTATcttcatcaccacacacaccttcacatcaccacacacaccttcacctccacacaccCACTGAGCCACTGGTGCTGAGTGACTGCACATGTCTCTATTTAACATCTTCATGTTGTAGAACATGTCACTGAGGTTCAGGGAGAAAAGAAACCAGGCAGAGGTTCAAACCAGAGACAGCAGAGACGAGAGACGAGAGCTTTAACAGTGAGCCACTGATCCTCACACACAATGTCCAACCTGCACTGACCCTCTACAGCCTCCTCACATCTCCCACAGAACACtcttctggattctgattggtcaggagatcTTCTTTAATCAGGACACAAGAGTGTGTAACTCAGTTtctccacatcacacacacctctaagtCACTGTGTGTGCACAGCAGACATGATGAGGACAAAGATGATGCCAACAGTCAATGCTTGCTAA from Tachysurus vachellii isolate PV-2020 chromosome 20, HZAU_Pvac_v1, whole genome shotgun sequence includes these protein-coding regions:
- the fhl1b gene encoding four and a half LIM domains protein 1b isoform X1; this translates as MSRARKTSSVSEAGPRVVSPAGVNMSDRFTCFYCRDDLSGKKYVQKDDKPVCVRCFDKFCANTCAECHHPISTDSKELHYKGRYWHKDCFRCSKCYKNLAKESFSVKDDRILCGTCSSREDAPRCHACYKPILAGTESVDYKGNVFHDECFTCFKCKKPIGSESFITKNENVYCSSCHESKFAKHCTACRKPITAGGVNYQDQPWHSECLVCVVCVKPLAGSRFTSHEQKLYCVDCYKTHVAKKCSSCQNPITGFGKAANVVNYEGGTWHDYCFTCKKCSVNLADKRFVSKDGNIYCTDCAKKM
- the fhl1b gene encoding four and a half LIM domains protein 1b isoform X2 is translated as MSDRFTCFYCRDDLSGKKYVQKDDKPVCVRCFDKFCANTCAECHHPISTDSKELHYKGRYWHKDCFRCSKCYKNLAKESFSVKDDRILCGTCSSREDAPRCHACYKPILAGTESVDYKGNVFHDECFTCFKCKKPIGSESFITKNENVYCSSCHESKFAKHCTACRKPITAGGVNYQDQPWHSECLVCVVCVKPLAGSRFTSHEQKLYCVDCYKTHVAKKCSSCQNPITGFGKAANVVNYEGGTWHDYCFTCKKCSVNLADKRFVSKDGNIYCTDCAKKM